A window of the Deltaproteobacteria bacterium genome harbors these coding sequences:
- a CDS encoding cystathionine gamma-synthase, with protein MTKLDGSPRKPSGAVVAPIELSTTFVREGDGSFASGYFYTRHNNPNRSQLEEALRKLEHGAVALSFASGMAASMAALLALQSGDHVVLPQECYHGTLSLMHEIFPRWGLSYSLVDMTDLEVVRSAMTPHTKLLWIETPSNPRLRLSDLTGLAALAHAHGAWVVCDNTMASPLNQNPLLFGCDVVLHATTKYINGHSDVLGGVLITREHGPLAERLRTIQVCGGGVPAPFDCWLTSRSLATLQLRIQTQNDSALKIAEFLAQHARVTEVHYPWLPSHPQCALARTQMRGGGGVVSFQVSGGEASAQRLVANVHKIHRATSLGGVETLIEHRASMERADTETPRDLVRLSVGLEPTQQIVDDLAAAFASL; from the coding sequence ATGACAAAGCTTGACGGTTCACCTAGAAAGCCGAGTGGAGCCGTCGTCGCGCCGATTGAGCTCAGTACGACCTTTGTCCGTGAGGGCGACGGTAGTTTTGCCTCCGGCTATTTTTACACGCGGCATAATAATCCTAATCGTTCGCAGCTCGAAGAGGCTCTGCGCAAATTAGAGCACGGTGCCGTGGCGCTGTCATTTGCCTCTGGCATGGCGGCATCGATGGCGGCCCTGCTTGCCCTGCAGAGCGGTGATCATGTGGTACTACCGCAGGAGTGTTATCACGGCACGCTGAGTTTGATGCACGAGATCTTTCCCCGTTGGGGCCTCTCCTACAGCTTAGTCGACATGACTGATTTAGAAGTCGTGCGCAGCGCCATGACGCCTCACACCAAACTACTGTGGATCGAAACACCATCTAACCCCCGCCTTAGGCTGTCTGATTTAACCGGGCTCGCTGCCTTAGCACATGCACATGGCGCCTGGGTGGTCTGTGACAACACGATGGCGTCACCGCTCAATCAAAACCCCCTCCTGTTTGGTTGCGATGTAGTGCTGCATGCCACGACCAAGTACATCAACGGCCATTCTGACGTATTGGGAGGCGTCCTCATTACGCGTGAGCATGGTCCCTTAGCGGAGCGTCTGCGCACGATCCAAGTGTGTGGCGGGGGCGTCCCTGCACCCTTTGACTGCTGGTTGACCAGTCGCAGCCTGGCAACTTTGCAGCTTAGGATCCAAACGCAAAACGACAGTGCTCTCAAGATAGCGGAATTTCTCGCGCAGCATGCACGCGTCACCGAGGTCCACTACCCCTGGTTGCCAAGCCATCCCCAGTGTGCATTAGCCCGGACACAAATGCGCGGCGGTGGTGGTGTCGTCTCGTTTCAAGTAAGCGGAGGTGAGGCTTCGGCACAGAGACTTGTCGCTAATGTGCACAAAATCCATCGTGCGACCAGCCTAGGTGGTGTCGAGACCCTGATCGAACATCGAGCCTCAATGGAGCGTGCCGATACGGAAACGCCCCGCGATCTCGTGCGCCTCTCTGTGGGACTCGAACCTACACAGCAAATCGTTGACGACTTAGCGGCGGCATTTGCATCCCTTTGA
- the fabD gene encoding ACP S-malonyltransferase: protein MLAMFPGQGSQFVGMGRQLLSEFPAVRSVFEEAEDAAKLSIRRLCLDGPEDELKLTANTQPCILTVSIATWRVLQGETGIEPSLFAGHSLGEYSAVVAAGKLDFARAVFLVRQRGEAMQAAVPAGVGAMAAVVNVAADDLQARCVAASQKDSVVEVVNFNSPQQLVVAGHKTAVDRLCAGLEASGLRFVMLPVSAPFHSSLMQPARVAMEPLLTASKFHTTPTRVIPNLTAEISDQYVADLLVAQINSPVKWTQSLDRAYAAGCRDYVEIGPGKVLFGLARKSLPRDVQLRHTDDVRETITALS, encoded by the coding sequence ATGCTGGCAATGTTCCCCGGCCAGGGTTCCCAATTTGTGGGAATGGGCCGGCAGTTACTTTCCGAGTTTCCTGCTGTAAGGTCCGTGTTCGAAGAGGCTGAGGATGCTGCCAAGCTGAGCATTCGTCGTCTGTGCCTGGATGGGCCAGAGGACGAGCTAAAGCTGACGGCTAACACTCAGCCTTGTATTTTGACCGTGAGTATCGCCACTTGGCGCGTGCTGCAAGGCGAGACGGGGATTGAGCCCAGTCTTTTTGCGGGTCACAGTCTCGGCGAGTACTCTGCGGTTGTCGCTGCCGGCAAACTTGATTTCGCCCGTGCTGTGTTCTTGGTGCGCCAGCGCGGTGAGGCCATGCAGGCAGCGGTCCCAGCGGGTGTCGGAGCTATGGCGGCTGTGGTCAATGTGGCGGCCGATGACCTTCAAGCAAGGTGTGTCGCTGCATCGCAGAAGGACTCGGTCGTTGAGGTTGTCAACTTCAACTCACCGCAGCAGCTGGTTGTCGCTGGGCATAAAACGGCGGTAGATCGCTTGTGCGCGGGACTTGAAGCTAGCGGCCTGCGTTTCGTCATGCTGCCCGTGAGTGCGCCTTTCCACTCCTCTCTGATGCAGCCGGCACGCGTGGCCATGGAGCCCCTCCTGACGGCATCCAAGTTTCACACCACCCCTACGCGCGTCATCCCGAATCTCACAGCCGAGATCAGCGATCAGTACGTGGCTGACCTGCTGGTGGCGCAGATTAATAGTCCCGTTAAGTGGACGCAGAGCCTTGATCGCGCATACGCAGCGGGTTGTCGTGACTATGTCGAGATTGGCCCCGGCAAAGTGCTGTTTGGCCTAGCGCGCAAATCGCTACCTCGTGATGTGCAGTTGCGCCACACTGACGATGTGCGTGAGACCATTACAGCTCTCAGTTGA
- a CDS encoding 50S ribosomal protein L32, producing MAVPKFRISASKRDMRRAHHALKATSFAYCTACGEAKLAHTVCKNCGNYKGKVVVQPKVKGDLGGEDFNVEG from the coding sequence ATGGCAGTCCCAAAGTTTAGAATCTCAGCTTCCAAACGCGACATGCGCCGTGCACATCATGCACTTAAGGCGACGAGCTTTGCCTACTGCACAGCTTGCGGCGAAGCAAAACTCGCGCACACTGTTTGCAAAAACTGCGGCAACTACAAGGGTAAAGTAGTTGTGCAACCGAAGGTCAAGGGCGACCTCGGCGGCGAGGACTTCAACGTCGAAGGATAA
- a CDS encoding DUF177 domain-containing protein, producing MRLAVAAINGQIEVTIKGNEPWLEALYRDFPLPGGTGEAALLSGVLKLRVEEAGSVHVTGHLSYAPIVSCSRCDKAIAWPLACDVDVRYLPEQINDLEREKNLSRNDLDAYFLDGDEVDLEQLITDTVELALPSRFVLADAKGERCRVCAVSVADGRVYGAADDTSQSSPFAALKGLKLKQ from the coding sequence ATGCGTCTTGCGGTCGCCGCGATAAATGGCCAGATAGAAGTCACAATTAAGGGTAATGAGCCCTGGTTGGAGGCACTCTATCGCGATTTTCCTTTACCAGGTGGTACGGGCGAGGCAGCTTTGTTGTCGGGCGTGTTAAAGCTGCGGGTGGAAGAAGCGGGTAGTGTCCACGTGACGGGCCACCTCAGCTACGCCCCCATTGTCAGCTGTAGTCGCTGTGACAAGGCGATCGCATGGCCTCTAGCCTGTGATGTCGATGTGCGTTATCTACCCGAGCAGATCAACGATCTAGAGCGGGAAAAGAACCTAAGTCGTAATGACCTAGATGCGTACTTTTTGGATGGGGACGAGGTCGATCTCGAACAACTCATTACCGATACCGTCGAGCTAGCGCTGCCAAGTCGCTTCGTGCTGGCTGACGCCAAAGGGGAAAGATGTCGGGTATGCGCAGTGTCGGTGGCTGACGGGCGCGTGTACGGGGCGGCGGATGATACTTCGCAAAGTTCGCCGTTTGCCGCTCTTAAAGGGTTGAAGTTGAAGCAGTAG
- the rpsB gene encoding 30S ribosomal protein S2 produces MSVTINMKDMLEAGAHYGHQARRWNPKMKPYIFGERNGVHIIDLQKTVRLFKGACDFLERTTQRGGHVLFVGTKRMARDLVAEEAARAGQFYINHRWLGGTLTNLVTLRQSIHRLKRIEKMEQDGTFEKLLKKEVLGLRREHEKLIRNLGGIKDMPGLPRALFVVDAHKESIALKEAKRLGIPVVAIADTNADPHGIDYLIPGNDDSLKSIQLFVRTAAEACIAGKQKARDFSDSDDKKYDSVEAGKFHDSEGHTVAVEKARRPDDEDEDLN; encoded by the coding sequence ATGAGCGTTACGATCAACATGAAGGACATGCTAGAAGCTGGGGCCCACTACGGTCACCAGGCGCGCCGTTGGAATCCGAAGATGAAGCCATACATCTTTGGCGAGCGTAACGGTGTACACATTATCGATCTGCAAAAGACCGTGCGTCTCTTCAAAGGTGCATGTGACTTTCTCGAGCGGACCACCCAACGTGGCGGTCACGTTCTATTTGTGGGCACCAAGCGCATGGCGCGGGATCTCGTTGCTGAAGAGGCGGCGCGTGCAGGTCAGTTCTACATCAATCACCGTTGGTTGGGCGGTACGCTCACCAACCTCGTGACGCTGCGTCAGTCAATCCACCGCCTCAAGCGCATTGAGAAGATGGAGCAAGACGGCACCTTTGAAAAGCTCCTCAAAAAAGAGGTGCTGGGTCTACGTCGCGAGCATGAGAAGCTGATCCGCAACTTAGGCGGCATCAAGGACATGCCAGGTCTGCCACGCGCTCTCTTTGTCGTCGATGCTCACAAAGAATCGATCGCACTGAAAGAAGCTAAGCGTCTTGGTATTCCGGTGGTGGCAATTGCCGACACCAATGCTGATCCTCATGGTATCGACTACCTCATCCCAGGTAACGACGATAGCCTCAAGTCTATCCAACTGTTCGTGCGCACGGCCGCTGAAGCTTGCATTGCTGGTAAGCAAAAAGCTCGTGACTTCAGTGATTCCGATGACAAGAAGTACGACTCGGTAGAAGCCGGCAAATTCCACGATAGCGAAGGCCATACCGTTGCGGTTGAGAAGGCGCGCCGTCCGGACGACGAAGATGAAGACCTCAACTAA
- a CDS encoding elongation factor Ts: protein MTITAGMVKDLREKTGVGMMECKKALTETNGDMDKAIVWLREHGMARAQKKEGRVAAEGVVEVFVNPEQNAGVLVELNCETDFVSKNEEFRALAHDIAKLAFQHKAKDHEELLGLKLGAQTVKDKLTELIAKIGENMQVRRVKVVHTATGVVTGYSHMGGRIGTLVVLEGAKGDDVVELGKDLAMHVAAASPRYLVETEVNASELDQEREIARKRLEEEGKPAELIEKILVGQMKKFYKEVCLIEQAYVKDPNVTVQKHVDSLKKGLKIAGFARFQLGEGIEKKKEDFAAEVAAQLKK, encoded by the coding sequence ATGACGATCACCGCAGGAATGGTTAAAGATCTGCGTGAAAAGACGGGCGTTGGTATGATGGAGTGCAAAAAGGCTCTGACTGAGACCAACGGTGATATGGACAAGGCCATTGTCTGGTTGCGCGAGCACGGCATGGCACGGGCGCAGAAAAAAGAGGGCCGCGTTGCTGCAGAGGGTGTAGTCGAAGTTTTCGTCAACCCCGAGCAAAACGCCGGCGTCTTGGTTGAGCTCAACTGTGAGACTGACTTTGTCAGCAAGAACGAAGAATTCCGCGCTTTGGCTCACGACATCGCCAAGTTGGCATTCCAGCATAAGGCTAAAGATCATGAAGAGCTTCTCGGTCTAAAGCTGGGCGCTCAAACAGTTAAGGACAAGCTGACCGAGCTGATCGCTAAAATTGGCGAAAACATGCAAGTGCGCCGCGTGAAAGTCGTCCACACGGCGACTGGCGTTGTCACCGGATACTCCCACATGGGTGGCCGCATTGGTACACTCGTCGTGCTCGAAGGCGCTAAAGGCGACGACGTGGTTGAGCTGGGTAAAGATCTTGCTATGCACGTGGCGGCTGCTTCCCCTCGCTACTTGGTAGAGACCGAAGTTAATGCAAGCGAGCTAGACCAAGAGCGTGAAATTGCCCGCAAGCGCCTCGAAGAGGAAGGCAAACCCGCTGAATTGATCGAGAAGATTTTGGTCGGTCAGATGAAGAAGTTCTACAAAGAAGTTTGCTTGATTGAGCAGGCATACGTCAAAGATCCCAACGTGACTGTACAGAAGCATGTCGACAGCCTTAAAAAGGGTCTGAAAATTGCTGGCTTTGCTCGGTTCCAGCTGGGTGAAGGCATCGAGAAGAAAAAAGAAGACTTCGCAGCAGAAGTGGCCGCGCAACTCAAGAAGTAA
- a CDS encoding UMP kinase: protein MSQCKYRHIMLKLSGEMLGGQQGYGIEGDALLMIANEIADAHALGCKVSVVIGGGNIFRGSAAARWGIERASADYMGMLATIINGLALQATLENKFNLNTRVMTSISMPSLAEPYIRRKAIKHLDEGRVVIFAGGTGNPLFTTDTAASLRAREVGADIILKATKVDGIYDSDPMKNPGAKKYAHLSYLDVIARKLDVMDATAITMCMEANLPIMVFKLAEPGSVRRALVNDGVGTTVN from the coding sequence ATGAGCCAATGCAAGTACCGCCATATCATGCTGAAACTTTCAGGCGAGATGCTGGGGGGGCAGCAAGGCTACGGGATCGAAGGCGATGCGCTTCTGATGATTGCCAATGAGATTGCCGACGCCCATGCCCTTGGGTGTAAGGTCTCGGTGGTCATCGGAGGCGGTAATATCTTCCGCGGTTCAGCGGCAGCCCGATGGGGTATCGAGCGGGCATCCGCCGATTATATGGGAATGCTGGCGACGATCATCAATGGACTGGCCCTGCAGGCGACGCTTGAGAACAAGTTTAACCTGAACACCCGGGTGATGACGTCGATCAGCATGCCTTCATTGGCAGAGCCATACATCCGGCGTAAAGCCATCAAGCATCTCGATGAGGGGCGGGTGGTGATCTTTGCTGGAGGTACAGGCAACCCCCTATTTACTACCGATACGGCTGCTAGCCTGAGGGCGCGGGAGGTTGGTGCCGATATCATCCTGAAGGCGACCAAAGTTGACGGGATTTACGATTCCGATCCGATGAAAAATCCGGGCGCCAAGAAATATGCCCATTTGTCGTATTTGGATGTCATCGCGCGCAAGCTGGACGTCATGGACGCTACTGCTATCACCATGTGTATGGAAGCAAACCTGCCGATCATGGTATTTAAGTTGGCAGAGCCTGGCTCCGTGCGTCGGGCCTTGGTCAACGATGGCGTTGGTACGACAGTTAATTGA
- a CDS encoding ribosome recycling factor, translated as MAGNVVDSCKQNMEKRIKGFDADLLKVRTGRASISLLDGIKVDYYGTPTPLNQVATLTTPDARTITVAPYEKKLIQDIEKSIMKADLGIQPTNDGNVVRIPIPALTEERRKDIVKNLKKLAEEAKVAIRNIRRDANDEVKKQLKDKVISEDDGKRLEADVQKHTDGFIKQIDERLAKKEQEVMKV; from the coding sequence ATGGCTGGTAATGTAGTTGATTCCTGTAAGCAAAATATGGAAAAGCGGATCAAGGGCTTTGATGCTGACTTACTGAAAGTCCGGACCGGACGAGCATCGATCTCCCTGTTAGACGGAATAAAGGTCGATTACTACGGTACACCAACGCCGCTCAATCAGGTTGCGACTCTTACGACACCGGATGCCCGGACTATCACCGTTGCGCCGTATGAGAAGAAGCTGATTCAAGACATTGAAAAGTCCATCATGAAGGCCGATCTTGGTATTCAGCCTACTAATGACGGCAATGTCGTTCGTATTCCGATTCCGGCGCTGACGGAAGAGCGTCGTAAGGACATCGTCAAAAACTTAAAAAAACTGGCAGAAGAGGCGAAGGTTGCCATCCGCAACATCCGTCGTGATGCCAATGATGAAGTGAAAAAGCAGCTGAAGGACAAAGTGATCAGCGAAGACGACGGTAAGCGTCTTGAGGCTGATGTTCAGAAGCATACTGACGGTTTCATCAAGCAGATTGATGAGCGTCTTGCTAAAAAAGAGCAAGAGGTCATGAAGGTCTAA
- a CDS encoding amidase gives MIDGSALGIAAAIKARKISPVEVARHYLDQVDRLNPEINAFVWRRDEEFLQEAKAAEDAVMRGENDLPLFHGVPIPLKDLAEAAGHTVTHGSRAARTKIGRIDTAAVGLLRKAGFLFMGRTNSPEFGTLPVTENVLHGATRNPFDLTRTPGGSSGGAAAAVAAGMAPIAHASDGGGSIRIPASCCGLVGLKPSRGRIAKGPLVSEVMHGFTTDGCLTRGVADTAAVLDVLSTFDPAAWMTLPTPSVSYISCLTQKPPRLRIGFTIHGPYSGVSIDQSSIDAVTRTATILSELGHNVRPVQVDWPQVDKPLARDFIAVWCTGAAYQQVQDWSEVEPLNQALKEMCQKQSTFDYTQAVLRLQVFARKILASWGETFDLLLSPTLAIEPPPIGWLYATGLKDPEDLLWRCTEMVPYTGWCNVTGQPAISLPTYTSPSGLPVGVQIVAPPAREDLLLQIGAELEEVCGWGA, from the coding sequence ATGATAGATGGATCAGCATTAGGTATCGCAGCAGCCATCAAGGCGCGCAAGATAAGTCCGGTCGAGGTAGCTAGACACTATCTCGATCAGGTCGATAGGCTTAATCCTGAAATCAATGCTTTTGTCTGGCGCCGCGATGAGGAATTTCTCCAGGAGGCCAAAGCTGCCGAAGACGCTGTGATGCGTGGCGAAAATGATCTCCCTCTCTTTCATGGCGTACCAATCCCGCTAAAGGACCTGGCAGAGGCTGCCGGTCATACGGTGACACATGGCTCCCGTGCTGCGCGTACCAAGATTGGTCGAATCGATACGGCCGCAGTGGGGCTGCTGCGTAAAGCCGGATTTCTATTCATGGGGCGCACTAACTCCCCAGAATTTGGCACCTTGCCGGTTACCGAAAACGTATTGCACGGCGCGACGCGCAATCCCTTTGACCTGACGCGGACTCCCGGCGGGTCTAGTGGTGGAGCAGCTGCTGCCGTTGCGGCCGGGATGGCGCCCATAGCCCATGCCAGTGATGGCGGTGGATCGATTCGTATACCCGCGTCATGCTGTGGTCTGGTGGGTCTCAAGCCCAGCCGGGGCAGGATTGCTAAGGGTCCGCTTGTAAGTGAAGTGATGCATGGCTTTACGACTGACGGCTGCCTGACCCGCGGCGTGGCTGACACAGCTGCCGTATTGGATGTGCTCTCTACGTTCGACCCAGCTGCATGGATGACATTGCCGACTCCGTCCGTCTCTTATATTTCTTGTCTCACGCAAAAACCGCCGCGCCTGCGTATAGGGTTTACCATTCATGGTCCCTACTCCGGAGTGAGCATAGATCAAAGCTCGATCGATGCGGTCACGCGTACGGCTACGATACTCAGCGAGCTGGGTCACAACGTGCGTCCAGTGCAGGTTGATTGGCCGCAAGTCGATAAGCCTTTGGCTCGCGATTTTATCGCCGTGTGGTGCACTGGAGCGGCTTATCAGCAAGTCCAAGACTGGTCTGAAGTAGAGCCACTAAACCAAGCGCTGAAAGAGATGTGTCAAAAGCAGAGCACTTTTGATTACACACAGGCCGTGCTGCGGTTGCAGGTCTTTGCGCGCAAGATTCTCGCTAGCTGGGGCGAAACCTTTGATCTACTTCTATCCCCCACGCTTGCCATTGAGCCGCCGCCAATCGGTTGGCTTTATGCCACAGGGCTCAAAGATCCCGAGGATTTGCTTTGGCGCTGCACCGAAATGGTGCCTTACACCGGTTGGTGCAATGTCACTGGACAGCCAGCCATCTCACTCCCGACCTATACATCTCCGTCAGGGCTGCCCGTAGGTGTCCAAATTGTGGCACCCCCTGCGCGGGAGGATTTACTCCTGCAAATCGGGGCGGAGCTCGAAGAGGTATGCGGCTGGGGCGCCTGA
- a CDS encoding HAMP domain-containing histidine kinase encodes MKHIFMPMRSLPPEDRAEFVGESTKRSVASVPTMMTIGVIAYSSFVFFDWICLPDQLLRFSVVRFTLVFATVIYVWALKQGKVPFTALSKYLLTVPPVIVTTYMVVSVPREFFVLETCTEVMLILCTAALFPWLPNEYFIYALTSFFGSAIFWHLFSDFQESEITLEYFVVGTTFIVSTVTVFVQTEQAVKLFIANKNLMRHERAKLESRIGAIESRLAESDRNAYLAHHLGLFLHEIKNILLSLDLMSDHKSVSPEGMNELLANIKKSNDLARKRIEAFLAKIKVGSTHKQTLSLASEVSSILPILTHDAKKNGVTVDYRANSNLDTLTIFAVPGAVAVVLFDITRNAMNAINEARRLYPGPSFSGAIVMNVSVTGEAVQFIIEDNGIGLSDEVSSAFDAGEVIESFEGKRSGIGTLGMRHEAKENQFHIALTPRLGGGTTATFLVPLHREGMNLPHSNEVARKLA; translated from the coding sequence ATGAAGCACATTTTCATGCCGATGAGGTCACTGCCGCCGGAAGACCGTGCCGAATTTGTCGGTGAATCAACGAAGCGTTCCGTCGCCTCGGTTCCGACAATGATGACAATCGGAGTGATAGCGTATTCGTCCTTTGTTTTTTTTGATTGGATCTGTCTACCCGATCAACTGCTTAGATTTTCTGTCGTGCGATTTACGCTGGTTTTCGCAACGGTCATTTATGTCTGGGCCTTAAAGCAAGGTAAGGTCCCGTTCACCGCGCTGAGTAAATATCTCTTAACTGTGCCTCCCGTCATCGTGACTACCTATATGGTGGTGTCAGTGCCGCGGGAGTTTTTTGTTCTGGAAACGTGCACTGAGGTCATGCTGATTCTTTGTACCGCAGCTTTGTTTCCTTGGTTGCCAAACGAATATTTTATCTATGCGTTAACATCGTTTTTTGGATCAGCAATTTTCTGGCATTTATTTTCGGATTTTCAGGAGAGTGAGATCACGCTTGAGTACTTTGTCGTCGGAACCACATTCATCGTGTCGACGGTGACAGTTTTTGTACAAACCGAGCAGGCGGTAAAGCTGTTCATCGCGAACAAGAACCTCATGCGTCACGAGCGCGCCAAATTAGAGAGCCGGATCGGAGCGATCGAGTCGCGTCTGGCGGAGTCAGATCGGAATGCTTATCTTGCCCATCATTTGGGCCTGTTTCTCCACGAGATCAAGAACATCTTGCTCTCCCTCGATCTCATGTCTGATCACAAATCCGTCAGCCCTGAGGGGATGAACGAGCTCCTGGCTAACATAAAAAAATCAAACGATCTTGCACGTAAGAGGATCGAAGCATTTCTTGCAAAGATTAAGGTCGGATCGACTCACAAGCAGACCCTTTCACTTGCGAGTGAGGTGTCATCGATTTTACCGATTCTCACTCACGACGCCAAAAAAAATGGGGTTACGGTTGATTACCGAGCCAACTCTAATCTAGATACACTCACCATCTTTGCTGTCCCGGGGGCCGTGGCGGTCGTGTTGTTTGACATCACGCGCAATGCCATGAATGCCATTAACGAGGCTAGGCGACTGTACCCAGGACCTTCGTTCTCCGGGGCGATCGTCATGAATGTCTCTGTAACCGGTGAAGCAGTGCAGTTTATTATTGAAGATAACGGCATTGGATTGTCTGACGAAGTGAGCTCTGCCTTCGACGCGGGGGAGGTGATCGAGTCATTTGAGGGGAAACGCAGTGGTATCGGGACGCTCGGGATGAGGCATGAGGCTAAGGAGAATCAATTTCATATCGCTTTAACCCCGCGCTTGGGAGGAGGTACTACCGCTACGTTTCTTGTACCCTTGCACCGGGAGGGAATGAATTTGCCTCACTCAAACGAAGTAGCCAGAAAGTTGGCGTAG